The Vibrio chagasii genome includes a region encoding these proteins:
- a CDS encoding GNAT family N-acetyltransferase — MEVQLIEIKEQERKVLENLFSYYIYDMTEYMKWSPNNEGKFSYDSSQFDVYWEREDHIPYFIYVDAELAGFVLVRRYPSDLSSYDIEQFFVLRKFKGQGVGKEALAQVVSVFTGKWQIRVLLENSGALYFWKSAVSRIVGDKFRVTKANDVDLLMFFIHFESNGY; from the coding sequence ATGGAAGTACAATTAATTGAGATTAAAGAACAAGAACGGAAAGTGCTTGAGAACTTGTTCTCTTATTACATATACGATATGACCGAGTATATGAAGTGGAGCCCTAACAATGAGGGCAAATTCAGCTACGACTCTTCCCAGTTTGACGTGTACTGGGAGCGAGAAGATCATATTCCCTATTTCATCTATGTGGATGCCGAGCTCGCAGGGTTTGTATTGGTTCGCCGTTATCCTAGTGATTTATCGAGCTATGATATTGAACAGTTTTTTGTACTCAGAAAATTTAAAGGGCAAGGTGTTGGCAAGGAAGCCTTAGCACAGGTCGTTTCTGTATTTACAGGCAAATGGCAAATTCGAGTGTTGTTAGAAAACTCTGGGGCTCTATATTTCTGGAAGTCTGCTGTTTCTCGCATTGTTGGGGACAAATTTAGAGTGACGAAAGCCAATGATGTCGACCTTTTGATGTTCTTCATACACTTTGAAAGCAACGGTTATTGA
- a CDS encoding AAA family ATPase, with translation MAKIYFVCGFIGSGKTTYSKQLAAKHNAFRFSIDEWMIPLYGEHMERDVFDKRLATLQDLFKETALQLFSLNVPVIFDFGFWKKADRDAFKTWALTVGVESEVHYLDVSFETCKQRALKRNADLDGKSYEMTPDMLALFWSWFEIPTSNENVVWVKTPSE, from the coding sequence ATGGCTAAAATCTATTTCGTATGTGGTTTTATTGGTTCCGGTAAAACGACTTATTCCAAGCAGCTTGCAGCTAAACATAACGCTTTTCGTTTTTCGATTGATGAGTGGATGATTCCTCTTTATGGTGAGCACATGGAACGAGATGTGTTCGATAAGCGGTTAGCTACGCTCCAAGACTTATTTAAAGAAACTGCACTTCAGCTTTTTTCTCTCAATGTCCCTGTTATTTTCGACTTTGGTTTTTGGAAGAAGGCAGACCGAGATGCTTTTAAAACATGGGCATTGACAGTCGGTGTTGAAAGTGAAGTTCATTATCTTGATGTATCGTTTGAGACATGTAAGCAGAGGGCATTGAAGCGCAACGCAGATCTGGACGGAAAGTCGTATGAAATGACGCCTGATATGCTAGCTTTGTTCTGGTCTTGGTTTGAAATACCAACCTCAAATGAAAATGTGGTTTGGGTAAAGACCCCCTCCGAGTAG
- a CDS encoding GNAT family N-acetyltransferase gives MMTLRTAYTHELDDIYLMGFDVWRGSASVDEYLACCNKSNKYQKGTWYVLIEHQKILSSLIVYQGVFGLEDGSCGLGSVATPPELRGKGYASKLINMIKNELLQNQNNTVLFLHSDIDKTFYRRLGFTVTEGSDCMYITSDGRAFKGTLPRYF, from the coding sequence ATGATGACTTTAAGAACTGCATACACGCATGAGTTAGATGATATTTATCTTATGGGCTTTGATGTATGGAGAGGTTCCGCATCTGTCGATGAGTATCTAGCTTGTTGTAATAAAAGTAATAAGTATCAGAAGGGAACTTGGTATGTGCTTATTGAACATCAAAAAATCTTATCTTCCTTGATTGTTTATCAGGGAGTGTTTGGTCTTGAAGATGGTAGCTGCGGGCTTGGTTCCGTTGCTACACCTCCAGAGCTAAGAGGCAAAGGCTATGCTTCAAAGTTAATTAACATGATAAAGAATGAGTTACTCCAGAATCAAAATAATACGGTGTTGTTCTTACATAGTGATATCGACAAAACGTTTTATAGGCGGTTAGGGTTTACAGTGACTGAAGGTTCTGACTGCATGTACATTACGAGTGATGGTAGGGCATTTAAAGGGACCCTGCCTAGATACTTCTAA
- a CDS encoding GNAT family N-acetyltransferase, translating to MTFTRQFECSDLTFRPVVVDDAVYLLKSVGSDLFPKSLPLADIKTLTQAREWCLERALEWEEGKCYVWSCRHLNDSQVIGQVTLLPLENCLALAYWISPKCWGKGIATQMCKALLSQVQSSGYQGEIWAGVHSWNHKSASVLKNLGFQEITSSNANTVEYHLAMAEYQV from the coding sequence TTGACATTCACAAGACAATTCGAATGCTCAGACCTTACATTTAGGCCAGTGGTCGTTGATGACGCTGTTTACTTGCTCAAATCTGTAGGTTCAGATTTGTTCCCTAAGTCGCTTCCTTTAGCAGACATCAAAACGCTTACACAAGCACGGGAGTGGTGTTTAGAGCGTGCTTTAGAGTGGGAAGAGGGTAAGTGCTATGTTTGGAGTTGTCGGCATTTAAACGATTCGCAAGTTATTGGTCAGGTCACGTTACTCCCTTTGGAAAATTGTCTTGCGTTAGCTTATTGGATTAGCCCCAAATGTTGGGGGAAGGGAATTGCTACGCAAATGTGCAAAGCATTATTGTCACAAGTTCAGAGTTCCGGCTATCAAGGCGAAATTTGGGCTGGTGTTCACTCTTGGAATCACAAAAGCGCTTCGGTGTTGAAGAATTTGGGCTTTCAAGAGATTACCTCTAGTAACGCAAATACTGTGGAGTACCATTTAGCAATGGCTGAATATCAAGTTTAA
- a CDS encoding DinB family protein, protein MQFAKAFEYKKWANSQLLDFGERQFSKLPENDGIFFLRILNHTTVVDSLFTSRILGEPEKYTADNTVETPSFSELRERMAHNDTRLVQYVMSASKDELDKVIQFNFIDGDIGTMSVEEVLLHLLTHGNNHRGMASRVLAENNLERPKDTFTLYLHLVEPTRRGSAVLKEK, encoded by the coding sequence ATGCAGTTTGCTAAAGCATTTGAATACAAAAAATGGGCAAATAGTCAGCTACTCGACTTTGGAGAGAGACAATTTTCAAAACTGCCGGAAAATGATGGCATATTTTTCTTAAGAATTCTGAATCATACGACTGTAGTGGATAGTCTTTTTACAAGTCGAATCCTAGGAGAACCGGAAAAATACACTGCTGATAATACGGTTGAAACTCCTTCTTTTTCAGAGCTGCGTGAGCGGATGGCTCATAACGATACTAGGTTAGTGCAGTATGTAATGTCAGCCTCAAAAGATGAGTTAGACAAAGTCATTCAGTTTAACTTCATAGATGGTGATATAGGGACAATGTCTGTTGAAGAAGTCCTTCTCCACTTGCTTACACACGGTAATAACCACAGAGGCATGGCTTCTAGAGTGTTAGCTGAAAACAATTTAGAACGCCCAAAGGACACATTTACCCTTTACCTTCATCTCGTGGAGCCGACACGCAGAGGTAGCGCGGTGTTGAAAGAAAAATAG
- a CDS encoding NAD-dependent epimerase/dehydratase family protein → MRVLISGTSGYIGRHVHKVFVESGLEVFRYCRHNGVVPYSVHSKNVSTGYENYFDVIINCARPHWAEYSASEIVDIESRLIKQLDNFASENAIKIHTSGVWLFGRASHQDLKEFRLNPLTAVELDVRTIEHAMSSNWNIVYCPSLVYGGDNCQLKRIVESLTEQTVQVAVPSTGYNQYVHVYDVAKFYLLLVLNPTSETQHFIAETKGYSPEQFSQLLFESNVIEKVDKCSWSEFARLKGHDAADIERLNLTLPVSSLFESTELISDYITSLCTQINCRTPR, encoded by the coding sequence ATGAGAGTTTTGATATCAGGCACCAGTGGTTATATTGGTCGCCACGTTCATAAAGTGTTCGTAGAAAGTGGCTTGGAGGTCTTTCGGTACTGTAGGCACAATGGTGTTGTTCCTTACTCGGTTCATTCTAAAAACGTATCGACAGGGTATGAAAATTACTTTGATGTGATTATCAACTGCGCGCGTCCTCATTGGGCAGAGTATTCAGCAAGTGAAATTGTCGATATTGAATCCAGGCTAATCAAGCAGCTTGATAATTTTGCAAGTGAAAATGCAATAAAGATTCACACCTCGGGAGTTTGGTTATTTGGCCGTGCATCTCACCAAGATCTTAAAGAGTTTAGACTTAACCCGCTCACAGCCGTTGAGTTAGACGTAAGAACAATTGAACATGCGATGAGTTCTAATTGGAATATTGTTTACTGCCCGAGTTTAGTGTACGGCGGTGACAATTGCCAATTAAAGCGAATCGTCGAGTCCCTTACTGAACAAACGGTTCAAGTTGCTGTTCCGTCGACAGGGTACAATCAATACGTGCACGTTTATGATGTCGCCAAGTTTTATTTACTTTTGGTCTTAAACCCAACTTCGGAAACGCAGCACTTTATTGCAGAAACTAAGGGGTATAGCCCAGAACAGTTTTCTCAACTCTTATTTGAATCAAACGTTATCGAAAAAGTCGATAAATGTTCTTGGAGTGAATTTGCGAGACTGAAGGGCCATGATGCAGCAGATATAGAACGATTAAATCTCACCCTTCCAGTTAGCTCTTTATTCGAATCGACAGAACTTATTAGCGACTACATAACAAGTTTATGTACTCAAATTAATTGTAGAACGCCTAGGTAG
- a CDS encoding cupin domain-containing protein: protein MTKVKDTASLIGDTFNPFPEPYKSILGDSECKGLGDLFGLSQFGVNLEILEPNAQSALRHWHTKSDEFLYLLEGELCLIMDGGEQVMKRGMCVGFPGGVENGHHLVNRSDKQAKFIVIGSRVAGDKAHYPDDDFKWVEASSGNWVACRKDGTRY, encoded by the coding sequence ATGACGAAAGTAAAAGATACTGCAAGCTTAATAGGTGACACTTTTAACCCGTTTCCAGAGCCATACAAATCAATTCTGGGGGACTCTGAATGTAAGGGACTGGGAGACCTATTTGGCTTAAGCCAGTTTGGAGTGAACCTAGAGATACTTGAACCCAATGCGCAATCAGCTTTAAGACATTGGCACACAAAATCCGACGAGTTCCTATATTTGCTTGAAGGTGAGCTGTGCTTAATCATGGATGGCGGTGAGCAAGTTATGAAGCGAGGAATGTGCGTTGGTTTTCCCGGTGGTGTCGAGAATGGGCATCATTTAGTAAACCGAAGTGACAAACAGGCAAAGTTTATTGTTATAGGTAGCCGCGTAGCAGGTGATAAAGCTCATTACCCGGACGACGATTTTAAGTGGGTAGAAGCAAGTTCTGGTAATTGGGTGGCATGCAGAAAGGACGGCACGCGCTATTAG
- a CDS encoding glutathione S-transferase family protein yields MAILLYSAKGSNSSERVEWALNFKQIAYDRIEVSSNELTTTYLDINPFGYVPALSVDGLIYSESMAIIEYLEERFPNPSLFGKNLDEKTHIRRVCEYVNSSIHSPQNRTVLRFLRPQLCEQSKRELRGDWIMQCLKKLSSSICLKSGFAVGFDFSAADIFVASIYKKALLHGCERDNFYDVHLKYLLENESVKLSEPQHC; encoded by the coding sequence ATGGCAATTTTGTTATATAGCGCAAAGGGCTCGAATAGCTCTGAACGGGTAGAGTGGGCGCTTAATTTCAAGCAAATAGCTTACGATAGAATTGAAGTTAGCTCTAATGAACTAACAACAACATACCTCGATATTAACCCGTTTGGTTATGTTCCGGCACTTTCTGTTGATGGTCTGATTTATTCTGAATCGATGGCAATCATTGAGTACCTTGAAGAACGCTTCCCTAATCCGAGTTTGTTTGGAAAAAACCTTGATGAAAAAACTCACATTCGTCGAGTTTGTGAATACGTGAATAGCAGCATCCATTCACCCCAAAATAGAACAGTATTGCGATTTCTGCGCCCGCAATTATGTGAGCAGTCAAAGCGTGAACTCCGTGGAGACTGGATTATGCAATGTCTAAAAAAATTAAGTTCGTCGATTTGCCTTAAATCAGGGTTCGCTGTGGGGTTTGATTTTAGCGCAGCGGATATCTTTGTTGCTTCAATTTATAAAAAGGCGTTACTACACGGTTGTGAAAGAGATAACTTCTATGACGTGCATTTGAAGTACCTCCTTGAAAATGAGAGTGTTAAGCTTTCAGAGCCACAACATTGTTAG
- a CDS encoding MBL fold metallo-hydrolase → MKITTLVDNNRLDSRPDLAVERGLSLHIKTESLSMLFDMGGGGTFCQNAPLLDVEIKDVDLAVISHRHHDHCNGAIDFVRHNSNANVFLKHSDERSYYFRAYGFKNNVGINPDLLKNSSGRLKFVNKTTEIARNVFIITDISDKYEKPKGNQYLYTKSQDKWKQDSFDHELLLVIKEEDGIVIFTGCAHSGVLNMVDTAVTHFPEERIKAVVGGFHLVGLPLFDSIGGTTKNIKDLGLALSEYPIDKLYTGHCTGKKAYKLLKEVLGERLEAIPTGSCIIV, encoded by the coding sequence ATGAAAATAACGACGTTAGTTGATAATAATCGCTTAGACAGTAGGCCTGATTTAGCTGTTGAACGCGGGTTGTCACTGCATATCAAAACTGAGTCGCTAAGCATGTTATTCGATATGGGAGGTGGCGGTACTTTTTGTCAAAATGCGCCTTTACTCGACGTAGAGATCAAAGACGTAGACCTAGCCGTTATATCACATAGACACCACGACCATTGTAATGGCGCCATCGATTTTGTTCGCCATAATTCTAATGCCAATGTGTTTTTGAAACACAGTGATGAGCGTAGCTACTACTTCCGTGCTTATGGTTTTAAAAATAATGTCGGTATTAATCCGGATTTACTGAAAAATAGTAGTGGTCGTTTGAAATTCGTGAATAAGACGACCGAGATTGCGCGTAACGTATTTATCATTACTGATATCAGCGATAAATACGAAAAGCCAAAAGGGAATCAGTACCTTTACACAAAATCTCAGGACAAATGGAAGCAGGACTCATTCGATCATGAGCTTTTGTTAGTAATCAAAGAGGAAGACGGCATCGTTATTTTTACTGGCTGTGCGCATAGTGGTGTCCTAAATATGGTCGATACCGCGGTTACTCATTTTCCAGAAGAACGAATTAAAGCCGTTGTCGGGGGCTTTCATTTAGTGGGGTTACCCTTATTTGATAGCATTGGTGGGACTACGAAAAACATAAAAGACCTTGGACTTGCGTTATCAGAGTATCCAATTGATAAGCTCTACACGGGGCATTGCACCGGAAAAAAAGCATATAAGTTGTTAAAAGAAGTATTGGGAGAACGCCTGGAGGCGATTCCAACAGGTAGCTGTATCATTGTGTAG
- a CDS encoding GFA family protein, whose product MVLGSCLCNAVQFKVTGDFKRIVNCHCNLCRKMNGAAFSTYVAVLQTDFELVTGDLSFCDVTENARKHFCGECGTPIFNSNPKYAGLNILHLGCLDLDLLGELKPDVNIYNESKVGWLENISGLPTFDKAIG is encoded by the coding sequence ATGGTTTTAGGAAGTTGTCTCTGTAATGCTGTACAGTTTAAAGTCACTGGTGACTTTAAGCGTATCGTCAATTGTCACTGTAATTTATGTCGAAAAATGAATGGAGCTGCATTTTCAACTTACGTTGCAGTACTGCAGACAGACTTTGAGCTGGTTACTGGTGATTTATCGTTTTGTGATGTGACGGAGAATGCGCGAAAACACTTTTGCGGTGAATGTGGCACACCGATATTCAATTCAAATCCAAAATACGCAGGGTTAAATATTCTACATCTCGGCTGCCTAGACTTAGATTTGTTAGGTGAGCTAAAACCAGATGTAAATATCTACAATGAGTCGAAAGTCGGTTGGTTAGAAAACATTTCAGGTTTGCCCACTTTCGACAAGGCAATAGGTTGA
- a CDS encoding VOC family protein, protein MTQIEHLNITVPDIDETLMFLSIVAPDFKIRKDVDLPGRHRWVHVGNEQSYFALQEPHLDSLAPRAMQETYKNHGVNHIGLVVQNLQTIETKLVEQGYRRGIYAPRETHRKRAYFYDKAGFEWELTEFLSDIHDEMYLYE, encoded by the coding sequence ATGACTCAGATAGAGCATTTAAACATTACTGTTCCAGATATTGATGAAACCCTGATGTTTCTTAGTATTGTCGCCCCTGACTTTAAAATACGTAAAGATGTGGACCTCCCTGGCCGCCATCGTTGGGTTCATGTTGGAAATGAGCAAAGCTATTTCGCTCTTCAAGAGCCTCACTTAGACTCGCTCGCACCAAGAGCTATGCAAGAAACGTATAAGAACCATGGGGTCAACCATATTGGTTTAGTTGTACAAAATCTACAAACAATAGAAACTAAACTTGTCGAACAAGGCTATCGTCGAGGTATATATGCTCCAAGAGAAACGCATCGAAAGCGAGCATACTTTTACGATAAAGCGGGTTTTGAGTGGGAGCTCACAGAGTTTTTATCTGACATACATGATGAAATGTACTTATACGAGTGA
- a CDS encoding GFA family protein — MKGNCLCGAVSFELSGVLPLIYQCHCSLCRQVSGSSSNSALIIKESQFKWCTGEHQIKSFSTHSGFKSEFCSQCGSPVPNMSSSGESYWVPAGLLTEAVDTKVAAHVYVGSHANWDVGFVNDGIPQFETMPSEQDWLALSGK; from the coding sequence GTGAAAGGTAACTGTTTATGTGGCGCTGTCTCGTTTGAGTTGTCAGGCGTGTTACCCCTTATTTATCAATGTCACTGTTCATTGTGTCGCCAAGTCTCGGGGTCTTCATCAAATTCAGCTTTAATTATAAAAGAGTCGCAATTCAAATGGTGTACCGGCGAGCATCAAATTAAGTCATTTTCTACTCATTCGGGTTTTAAATCGGAGTTCTGTTCTCAGTGCGGTAGCCCTGTACCCAACATGAGTTCTAGCGGTGAATCTTATTGGGTTCCAGCTGGTTTGCTAACTGAAGCGGTAGATACAAAAGTTGCTGCCCATGTTTATGTTGGTTCTCACGCTAATTGGGATGTAGGTTTTGTTAACGACGGGATCCCTCAGTTTGAAACAATGCCAAGTGAACAAGATTGGTTAGCGCTAAGCGGGAAATAA
- a CDS encoding GNAT family N-acetyltransferase: protein MIREMSKSDFESFWPTFSAVIQAQETYAFDPEMTMEQAFSVWCEQPSQTYVYTENDVVLGSYYIKPNAMGPSGHICNCGYMVSEEARGQGIARSLCEHSQQVAIELGFEAMQFNSVVSTNKTAIKLWERLGFSIIGAIPKAYKHPKFGPINSYIMYKSLKK, encoded by the coding sequence ATGATCAGGGAAATGTCTAAATCTGACTTTGAGTCATTTTGGCCTACTTTCTCGGCTGTGATTCAAGCGCAAGAAACCTACGCATTTGATCCGGAAATGACGATGGAACAAGCCTTTTCGGTTTGGTGTGAACAGCCATCACAAACTTATGTCTATACCGAGAATGACGTTGTTTTAGGCTCGTATTACATAAAGCCTAATGCAATGGGTCCAAGCGGTCATATTTGTAACTGCGGTTACATGGTTTCCGAAGAGGCAAGGGGGCAGGGAATTGCTCGGTCTTTGTGCGAACACTCTCAACAAGTCGCGATTGAATTAGGCTTTGAGGCGATGCAATTCAACAGTGTAGTGTCGACGAACAAAACGGCAATCAAACTTTGGGAAAGGCTTGGCTTTAGTATTATCGGTGCCATTCCAAAGGCATATAAGCATCCTAAATTTGGTCCAATTAACAGCTACATCATGTACAAGTCACTCAAAAAGTAA
- a CDS encoding pyridoxamine 5'-phosphate oxidase family protein has product MSEIKTLEQLNELYAEPSKRAKNKVLPALDAHAITLINHCHFAVLGTTDSQGFGDLSPKGGEPGFIKIVDESTVLIPDSSGNNRIDGLKNIINNPEVGLLLMVNGIDEVVRLKGKASIHTDPNLLAACPDGKKAPKVVIKIAVESMYFHCAKAVMRGKLWSDTFKVERSILPSLAQIFKDQQKSEGQAINQDEMVKYYHSTL; this is encoded by the coding sequence ATGAGTGAAATAAAAACATTAGAACAATTAAATGAGCTTTATGCCGAGCCGAGTAAAAGGGCTAAAAATAAAGTACTTCCAGCACTGGATGCCCATGCGATTACTTTGATCAACCATTGTCATTTCGCGGTTTTGGGGACGACAGACTCTCAAGGCTTTGGGGATCTGTCTCCAAAAGGCGGTGAGCCCGGTTTTATTAAGATTGTCGATGAGTCAACGGTCCTAATACCTGACAGTTCGGGAAACAATCGAATTGATGGTTTAAAAAACATCATCAATAACCCAGAAGTTGGATTACTGCTGATGGTTAATGGGATTGATGAAGTGGTACGTCTTAAAGGTAAAGCCAGCATTCATACCGATCCAAATTTGCTTGCCGCTTGTCCTGACGGGAAGAAAGCCCCAAAAGTCGTGATTAAAATCGCCGTAGAGTCTATGTACTTTCATTGCGCTAAGGCGGTAATGAGAGGCAAGCTTTGGTCTGATACGTTTAAAGTCGAGCGTTCTATTCTACCTTCACTGGCACAGATTTTTAAAGATCAACAAAAATCTGAAGGCCAAGCGATCAATCAAGACGAGATGGTTAAATATTATCATTCGACACTGTAA
- a CDS encoding HIT family protein, whose protein sequence is MTIVEKIVRREMEAVIVYESDDVVAFADHNPINFGHILICPTHPYTNYIDVPEVVLTEIHSVARQVYRRIEEAFKPDGISFLQNNGEFNELSHYHLHIFPRFEGDQFGWKSSELGIQSMEKLRESLKNL, encoded by the coding sequence ATGACAATAGTCGAAAAAATTGTTCGCCGCGAAATGGAGGCTGTCATAGTTTACGAATCTGATGATGTGGTTGCGTTTGCTGACCACAATCCGATCAACTTTGGGCATATTTTGATTTGTCCCACACACCCTTACACCAACTATATCGATGTACCAGAAGTTGTTCTCACTGAAATTCATTCTGTCGCTAGGCAGGTGTATCGACGTATTGAAGAGGCATTTAAACCTGATGGTATTTCATTCTTGCAAAATAACGGTGAGTTTAATGAGTTGTCTCATTATCATCTACATATCTTTCCAAGATTTGAGGGCGATCAGTTTGGTTGGAAAAGTAGTGAACTCGGCATCCAAAGTATGGAGAAACTGCGCGAGTCATTAAAAAATTTGTAA
- a CDS encoding isocitrate lyase/PEP mutase family protein produces the protein MFKTMHTASKPLVLCNVWDVASALIAEQTGFLAIGTSSAAIARSHGLDDGENIEFEEILSVVKAIAQATDLPLNVDIESGYGDTPQAIYDNITELVNVGVVGINIEDSVVVNRERRLCDLMMFSQTLRKVKSMLNKANLEVFINVRIDTFLMDVKEPLVESIKRIQAYQQAGADGVFLPCIKGTDDIKAVVDSTLLPINVMCVPELPNFKELEALGVKRISMGNFLYEAMLSSLQKNLITIKREQSFRTLF, from the coding sequence ATGTTTAAGACTATGCACACCGCATCAAAACCACTTGTTCTTTGTAATGTTTGGGATGTAGCAAGCGCCTTAATTGCAGAGCAAACCGGCTTTTTAGCGATTGGGACATCGAGTGCGGCGATTGCACGCAGTCACGGGCTTGATGATGGTGAAAATATCGAATTTGAAGAGATACTATCGGTGGTAAAAGCTATTGCACAGGCAACAGATCTACCTCTGAACGTGGATATTGAATCAGGTTACGGAGATACGCCGCAGGCAATCTATGACAATATTACTGAGTTGGTGAATGTTGGCGTGGTCGGAATCAATATTGAAGATAGCGTAGTCGTTAATCGTGAGAGGCGACTTTGTGATTTGATGATGTTCTCGCAAACGTTGAGAAAAGTTAAAAGTATGCTCAACAAAGCCAACCTAGAAGTATTCATTAATGTCCGCATTGACACATTTTTAATGGATGTAAAAGAGCCTCTAGTGGAGAGCATCAAGAGAATCCAAGCCTATCAGCAAGCAGGTGCTGATGGAGTTTTTCTTCCATGTATCAAAGGAACCGATGATATTAAAGCCGTTGTAGATAGCACGTTGCTGCCCATAAATGTCATGTGTGTTCCTGAATTACCAAATTTTAAAGAGTTAGAGGCTCTTGGCGTGAAGCGCATCAGTATGGGTAATTTCTTGTACGAAGCGATGCTTTCCTCATTGCAAAAAAACCTGATAACCATAAAACGTGAGCAATCATTTAGAACATTATTTTGA
- a CDS encoding DUF3291 domain-containing protein yields the protein MKLAQLNIALAKYPLDAPEIKDFVDNLELVNGIAESSEGFVWRLKDEPGDATNIKAFDDPNMIVNMSVWESVDALKNFMFRTHHRDFMRRKGEWFHRLAEDTYVLWWVKDDHIPTLDEAIERLEHLREVGDSPYAFTFKTNFTEEEAPR from the coding sequence GTGAAACTCGCTCAATTAAATATCGCACTCGCGAAATACCCTTTAGACGCACCAGAGATTAAAGATTTCGTCGATAACTTGGAATTGGTAAATGGCATTGCCGAAAGTAGTGAAGGGTTTGTGTGGCGCCTTAAAGATGAACCTGGCGATGCAACCAACATAAAAGCGTTTGATGATCCGAACATGATCGTCAATATGTCTGTCTGGGAATCGGTCGACGCGTTAAAGAACTTTATGTTTCGAACTCACCATCGTGACTTTATGCGAAGAAAGGGCGAATGGTTTCATCGCTTAGCGGAAGACACATATGTGCTTTGGTGGGTTAAGGATGATCACATCCCAACCCTTGATGAAGCGATTGAACGTTTAGAGCACCTCAGAGAAGTGGGAGACTCTCCTTACGCATTTACCTTCAAAACAAACTTCACTGAGGAAGAGGCTCCAAGATAG
- a CDS encoding GFA family protein: MELKCHCGNVSLILSSLPKEVGDCNCSICRRYVAAWAYFSPEQVQINMIEPTDFYCWGDKEVEFHRCKSCGCLTHYLTTEECSEDILAVNMRMAENEVISRIPVRKINGASY; this comes from the coding sequence ATGGAGTTAAAGTGTCACTGCGGGAATGTAAGTTTGATATTAAGTTCGCTCCCTAAAGAAGTTGGCGACTGTAATTGTTCTATTTGTCGTCGTTATGTTGCAGCTTGGGCGTACTTTTCTCCCGAGCAAGTTCAAATCAATATGATTGAACCAACAGATTTTTACTGTTGGGGAGACAAAGAAGTAGAGTTTCACCGTTGTAAGTCATGTGGGTGCCTGACGCACTATCTAACAACGGAGGAATGCTCCGAGGATATTTTGGCAGTAAATATGAGAATGGCTGAAAATGAAGTTATCTCGCGTATTCCTGTTCGTAAGATCAATGGTGCTTCCTACTAG